From a single Nicotiana tabacum cultivar K326 chromosome 8, ASM71507v2, whole genome shotgun sequence genomic region:
- the LOC107794303 gene encoding large ribosomal subunit protein eL31, which yields MVEKTKGRKEEVVTREYTINLHKRLHSCTFKKKAPTAIKEIRKFAQKAMGTKDVRVDVKLNKQIWSRGIRSVPRRVRVRIARKRNDDEDAKEELYSLVTVAEIPAEGLKGLGTKIIEDED from the exons atggtggaaaaaacaaaaggaagaaaagaagaagtggTTACCAGAGAGTACACCATTAATCTCCACAAGCGCTTGCATAGCTG CACATTCAAGAAGAAGGCCCCAACAGCCATCAAGGAGATCCGGAAGTTTGCCCAGAAAGCTATGGGCACAAAGGATGTCAGAGTTGACGTGAAGCTGAACAAGCAGATCTGGAGCAGGGGCATCAGAAGTGTCCCAAGGCGTGTCAGAGTCCGTATTGCTCGCAAGAGGAATGATGATGAGGACGCAAAGGAGGAGCTCTACTCTCTGGTTACTGTTGCAGAAATCCCAGCGGAGGGATTGAAGGGTCTTGGCACCAAGATCATTGAGGATGAAGATTAA